CAAAGAAACTTTTGGGAGTAAGTATTGAAGAAATTAAGAAACAGTTCTAATAATCGTTGCAAGTTGCATGTTGCGGGTTACGTTTAATAAACCTGCAATTTGTAATCAGCAACCAGTAACAACAAACTATGAGTAATCTAATACCTAAAAATCGGATATTCCCGTATATACTGTTAACCTCCCTTTTCTTTGCATGGGCGGTTCCAAACAACCTTACCGATACTATGCTCGCAGCATTTAAGCGAATAATGAGCCTGTCGGATTCCAAAACAGCATGGATACAAATTTCATGTTATCTTTTGGGTTATGGTTTTTTTGCAATTCCGGGAGCACTATTTATTAAGAAATACACATACAAGGCCGGTGTTATGATGGGCTTGGGGCTTTATGCTACGGGAGCGTTTTTGTTCTACCCGGCAATGTTAACTTCTGAAACAAACCTTGAGTTGAGTTTCTTTGTTTACCTAACGGCTATAATCGTGCTTTTTGCAGGATTATCTGTTTTGGAAACATCTACTAACTCATATGTATTAGAATTTGGAGAAAGAGATACTGCAACGCAGCGTTTGAATCTTTCTCAGTCATTTAATCCATTTGGAGCAATTACCGGAGTTGTAATATCTCAAATATTTGTACTGTCACAACTGTCTTCGTCTACTGCCGAAGAGCGAGCTTTAATGCCAGCCGAAGAATTAGCTAAAATTCAGGCTACAGAATTAAATGCGGTTACAATGACATATTTGGCAATGGGAGCAATGATGGTAATTATACTATTGTTGATTTACTTCACTAAAATGCCAAATTTAAAGGAGGATGATAAAAACCTTGATTTTATAGACACATTTAAGCGTCTTGGAAAAAACAAGAACTATGTGTCGGCAGTTACAGCCCAGTTTTTTTATGTAGGGGCTCAAATAGCTGTATGGTCATTTACTATTCGTTATGTAATGGATCAATTAAATTTAGATGCAGTGATTAAAAGTCTTGGAGCAGATGCAAGTGAAATACAAATTATGGATGCATTGCGAAATGTAGAGCCAATAGCAGCATCTTTTTATAACTTTTTGGAGGCAGTAGGCATGGATTCTATGTTGCCACGTACCGCTGAGCAAGCAGGAGCTACTTACTATATAATGTCATTAATAGCATTTGTATTAGGTAGATTCATCAGTACCTACTTAATGAAATTTGTTAAGCCTCGTATTCTGTTGGTAGTTTATTCATTAATGGCATCGTTGTTTACATTGATAGTAATTTATAGCGCTGGAAATGCAGGAGTTTATGCTCTAGTTGGAATTTCAGGATTTATGTCGTTGATGTTCCCAACAATTTATGGATTAGGACTAGAAGGACTAGGAGATGATATAAAAATAGGAGGAGCAGGAATGGTAATGGCAATTGCCGGAGCAGCTTTCCTAACTCAGATTCAGGGAATGGTATCGGATTCAATGGGAAGTATAAAGTTTGCTTTTTGGGTACCTGCAGTAGCTTTCTTATTTATTGCGGCATATGGTATGTATGCTCGTAAGTTGCAGAAACAGGCAGAAGCAGAATTGGAATTAGCAAAATCTTAAGAAAATAACGATAAGTATTAGGGCGCCGGAAACTGCTATCCGTTTATACGCTTCGCCCCAATACATATTCACAATAGGCATACAATGGTCTTTTTTATAAAAAGCCAATGTATGCCTTTGTTTATTATGCATTGTTGCTTCAGGGTAACACTTCTATCAGTGGCGCGGGTGTCCATAGAAAATAAATAAAGCTATTGTAAGAGAAAAACAGCTTAAAGGCTGGAGTAGGGTTAAAAAAGAAAAGTTAATTAAGATAACTAACCCTGAAGTGATTTGCTAAGATATTTAATCAATAATGTATTTAGCCTGTTTGCTATAGATTCTTTCTCGGCTCAGCCGAGACAAGCTTCGTTCAGAATGATGTCCGTTAATATTTTAATTACC
This genomic stretch from Bacteroidota bacterium harbors:
- the fucP gene encoding L-fucose:H+ symporter permease yields the protein MSNLIPKNRIFPYILLTSLFFAWAVPNNLTDTMLAAFKRIMSLSDSKTAWIQISCYLLGYGFFAIPGALFIKKYTYKAGVMMGLGLYATGAFLFYPAMLTSETNLELSFFVYLTAIIVLFAGLSVLETSTNSYVLEFGERDTATQRLNLSQSFNPFGAITGVVISQIFVLSQLSSSTAEERALMPAEELAKIQATELNAVTMTYLAMGAMMVIILLLIYFTKMPNLKEDDKNLDFIDTFKRLGKNKNYVSAVTAQFFYVGAQIAVWSFTIRYVMDQLNLDAVIKSLGADASEIQIMDALRNVEPIAASFYNFLEAVGMDSMLPRTAEQAGATYYIMSLIAFVLGRFISTYLMKFVKPRILLVVYSLMASLFTLIVIYSAGNAGVYALVGISGFMSLMFPTIYGLGLEGLGDDIKIGGAGMVMAIAGAAFLTQIQGMVSDSMGSIKFAFWVPAVAFLFIAAYGMYARKLQKQAEAELELAKS